The following are encoded together in the Acipenser ruthenus chromosome 24, fAciRut3.2 maternal haplotype, whole genome shotgun sequence genome:
- the LOC117429308 gene encoding refilin-B-like yields the protein MVGRLNLQDIPGDPLDMKRKAERVLDSPDSGLPPSPSPSAWLLSPVNGEKELLEPETSGRAVVPLIPRLYPLSFGEGVELDPLPAKEIRYTSSVHYDSDRHFIHDVFFLPVGLAMASCSQTVLVLPSCTWRRYKTQVELQPRQRAQRYQSTTIVYPKHARAVYTTTLQYDCHRLSRRFLSSVELEAVDRTLRPGYH from the exons aTGGTTGGCAGACTCAACCTGCAGGATATCCCTGGTGATCCCTTGGATATGAAGCGGAAAGCGGAGAGAGTGCTCGACAGCCCGGACTCTGGGCTGCCCCCCAGCCCGAGCCCTAGCGCCTGGCTTCTGTCCCCGGTCAACGGCGAGAAGGAACTGCTGGAACCAGAGACCAGCGGGCGAGCAGTG GTTCCTCTGATTCCCAGACTGTACCCTCTGTCTTTCGGGGAGGGAGTTGAACTTGACCCACTGCCAGCTAAAGAAATCAG GTACACCTCCTCAGTCCACTATGACTCCGATCGTCACTTCATCCACGATGTGTTCTTCCTGCCGGTGGGTCTGGCCATGGCATCCTGCAGCCAGACTGTGTTGGTCCTGCCGAGCTGCACCTGGCGCAGGTACAAGACGCAGGTGGAGTTGCAGCCTCGGCAGCGGGCACAGCGCTACCAAAGCACCACCATCGTGTACCCCAAACACGCCCGGGCCGTCTACACCACGACTCTGCAGTACGACTGCCATCGGCTCTCCAGGCGCTTCCTGTCCAGCGTGGAGCTTGAGGCCGTGGACCGCACCCTCAGGCCCGGCTACCACTGA